The Arachis ipaensis cultivar K30076 chromosome B05, Araip1.1, whole genome shotgun sequence nucleotide sequence GTTAGAGGAGTGAGTAAAAAATTGGAAGAAGGATGTACAACTAAAACTACCAGAGGAGTCAAGAGACCTTATCCTTTTGTCAAGGTTGGAAGACAAAGAAAAATCATCAGAGAGACCTAGGAGAGTCAAAGGTTTAGAGGATTCCCTATCATTAGGGTTACAAAAGAACTGGAAGTCCCGAGAGAAAGAGGAAACATATGTAATGTAAAAGAACCAAATAGGAGAATCATGCAAGGAAAGATGACggagatgaggaaaagctaggtTTAAAGAGGTATCTCTTTCCAATGGTCTTCCCAAAAGTAGAAATGAGCCCATCACCTACAATAAAGGAGGGCAAGGTTTTGAAAGTAGTGTAACCTTGAGAAATGAATTTCTAAGGGCTAGAATGAGTAGCATGAGTATCAAAATTAGCATCCCATCCTTTCCTGTCCACACCATATAATTTCGATAAGTTGATGCCAAAGAGATTGAGGTTCTAAGGGAAAACGCCATAGCCATTTTTACACCAAAGTAATGTTCTTAGACACTATTGCCGAGGCCCACGACTTCTTTTTAGGATGGCATCATGGCAACAAACTTCTCGATTCACCAAGTGATCCTGCTTCCAAAGCTCGACACCAAAGGAAGTCTCTCATAATCTTTTCAATGTTGTTTGCAATTTGTGTCTTTCATATTCAAATGATAAGGAAACTTCTTAAAAACTGGTTATTGTTGTACAGTTTTGTGTTGTTTGCATTGTATGATGTTTTCTATTTTCAATGCTGGCCTTGTTTCATCtgttttattaattatatatctatattaggcaatttcttcttctcttatttgaatttgttttgtATTTTGCTTGTGAGTTTTCTCCTAACAACATTTTTCATTGTATTGCAGAATGATGATATTAAGGTTTATGATGACCACAAATACTTTAAAACATTTTTGGTTTCAAATGATATTGCTGTCAAACATGGCTGGCGGAATTCTAAAATCCTTAAAGCTTATTCCCCTGGACTTGGAAAATTTACAGCTTCTTTGACCTATCCTGCTGGGGCCGACAACAAAAAGGAGGTGATCCTTTTTTCTTCGAAATTATCTGCAGAAgcatatatttttctttaattcctttgtCTTTAATTATTTGTGACCTCTTTTTTCTTGATGGACCATGGGATGCTCTGTTGTCATGCTCTTCTTTGTTTAGGGGTGGTGAGAGGGTGTGTATTGCTTTGTAGACTGAgcaatattattttaagtttttccAAATCATGCTGTTTGTTAAACCTTACAGATTATAACAGTTGTGCAAGAGATTATGGTTTGTGATCAAGTGATGTTCACTTTGGAAAATGAAAATAGAACCATCTTATTGCCTTGGGCCCCTGGTGTTTATCAAGATGTGGAGTTGAAGGCCATAGGAGGTTGGAAGCTTTTTCTGTCCTATCAGTTTGAGATATATAGCTTATTTCTGATATCTTTTACTGAATTTTGATCCCTATATGTCTATATGGTGTAGGTTGTGCAAAAGCAGTGAGCGACTACAAATGGTTGTCTTCAGACACATCTACTGTATCTGTATCAGCATTTGGTATTGTTCAGGCAAAAAAGCCTGGTAAAGCTACCATTAAAGTGTTTTCTATATATGATTCACTAAATTATGACGAGGTAATGACATTAAGGTCGATTACTTTTCACATTATTTACCAAATTGGTAATGTTTGGTTCTTTGTGGCCTAATCTAATAGCAGCTTTGCATTTCTCATGCTTTGTAGCATATCAGTTAAATGTTAAAGTGATGCTCGTTAGATAGTAGCAATTAGGTATGTGTTATTGCCTACAGTGGAAAAAGATAGTAGCATCTATCAACTTACGATAATTAAAACTATTAAAACAGATATCAAATTTAATGATTTGATTATAAAAAAGATTTATGACAGCACAGTATGGCATCCTCTAATCTATTTAGCCAGCCCCAGTTACTGGCATGATGCTTgcttattattgttgttgatagTGGGACGTTTTCTTTCTTAAATATTTTGTGACAGGTGTTTCCTATTGTACTTTCTCTGTGCAATTTGTCTGTCTTTTATCCATGTGTAAATTGGaaactatttttattttgtagtttttaTCTTCTTATAGGTCCTTGTTGAAGTCTCCATCCCATCTTCTATGGTTGTGCTTCACAATTTTCCAGTAGAAACTGTTGTTGGATCACACCTTCAAGCTGCTGTGACAATGAAAGCAGCAAACGGTGATACCATATTAAATAATATTAGGTTTCCTTTCACTTTACTGCTTGACCTTTTGTGCTTATGTTCGTTTTTCCTGTGCAGGTGCCTTCTTTTATAGATGCAATGTCTTTAATTCTTTGATTAAATGGAAAGCTGGAAGCGAGTCTTTTGTAATTGTCAATTCAACTCGGGACTTATCATACTTGGAAACAGCGACAAATACTCAGTTCCATTCATCAGCTGATGGTTTTCCTTGCTCTTGGACACATTTATATGCTTTGAATCCTGGTCATGCTGTGATCCATGCCATACTTTCTAAAGAATATAATGAATACAGTCATGGTCCTGTTGTCTTAAAAGCATCATTTCGTGTTGCGGCATATGTACCCCTTATTGTGCAACAGGCTAGTGATGGAAACAAATTTGGTGGTTACTGGCTTGACTTGGCTCAAACAAAAAGTAATAAGCAATCTCATACGTTAGAGGAGTTATACCTTGTCCCTGGGACAAGTTTAGACATATTACTTGTTGGTGGACCTGAACAGTGGGACAAAGGTGTTGATTTTATTGAAACTGTGAATGTTATACGTCAGGATAATGCTCTGGTTGAAAATGGAGTTCTTGTGCATAGGTTATCTGGTAGCTATAACAGTTTGTATGGAGTTTCATGTCAAACACTGGGAACCTTTGTAAGTTGCAGCCTTTTTTAATGGTTGAAAGTTTCTCAatgtatttaaaatttaagagGATGTAAGAGTTAGCAAATAATACCCTTTCTTCTTTTAAATGACTCAGAAACTTCTTTTCAAACGTGGGAACTTGGTGGGAGATGATCATCCTCTTCCTTCAGTAGCTGAAGTTTGGCTGTCGGTTACTTGTAGCATTCCTTCTCATATTGTAGTCATCGCTGACGAACCAGGTTGACATCTTTTGTACAATGTGAGTTTTTTCTCGTCGACAGAACAACATTGTGATAATCTGAGTTATGCTTTACAGTGAATGAACACGTAATTATTAGAGCCGCAGCTCAAGCTGACCGTAGTTCGGGGCAACTTCGAAATTCCCCTGTTACTGTGGCAAATGGACGCACTATTCGGGTATCGGCTGCTGGTATTAGTGATTCTGGAGAACCTTTTGCAAACTCATCTTCTCTCAGTTTGAGGTGGGAGCTTAGCAGTTGTGAGGGACTAGCATATTGGGATTATGCTTTTGAGATTGTGAAGTCCAACAACTGGGAGAGATTCTTGGTCTTGCGAAATGAATCAGGATTGGTACTAAAATATTTCTGTTAAATGTGTCATTTTATTTACTGTCTCTCCTGTTTTTATATTTGGCAACTTTTTGTATTTTAATAACTTGATTGTTTGTTGAAACTTGCTGTCCTAAAAAACCATTTTATTTCAGCATGCCTTTGGCATTGTTTTTGTTCATGTATGTCCCACTAACACTTTGTAGTTAGCACATGTCAAGTTAGTGtatcaatattttaatttttatacctTGTGATCTATAAAttagttcttttctttttcaataaatttCTTTCTCTACCCAAGAAAAAGAGTAATTGTTGTTGCTACTATTTGGTATGTTATAGGAATGTTGTTTAGTCTGAGAGTTATGCTTAAAGATTTTCTTGCATGAGTAGTGTAGTACTTTTAATAAATTTCAACAGAGACTTTATTATGCATTGACTGTGTAACATCCATTTGAATCTTTTCCCTTGTTTCTAATCCATCTTTGATCATTTTTacttggatttggatcctctaaagtttgaatttcactttagagaataaagtgtgatctctcaccattgatttcataggtgggaccaataataaatatgaaagagaaactattcaagggtagaagatcacactttactctctaaagtgaaattcaaactttagagaatccaaatccttTTTACTTACCTTGAAGTCTTGAACTAATTCATGGATAACTTACATGACATTAAATGCTGTGTCTGTTAGTGCATTGTTCGTGCTACTGTTACTGGCTTCATTGGCAGCTTGGAATACAATACATCTCACCTGTTTCGTGAAAGAGAAAATTTGCTAACAGATGCAATTCGGTTACAGGTACTATCTACTGTAATAGTGACTCTTCAATATGgagttaaattattattaaacatacttttcttaaataataaaaataaaataatacaacatatatgataattattagttgaaataaaacattaaaagaatatttacttatttatttatttacttttgtgGATCTGCGGATATGCAGATACTTACAtgaaatccgcaatccgatcttattagtgtgcggatcggatccgatccgatagCCTTGCAGATCAGATCGGTATCcacaattttcggatcggattcggataatgcggatatgcggatcggatccgatccatgaacacccctatgTCTAGATCTCTTTATGCATTATGCTAAATATTTTGGAAACCTGTATTATTATGACAACACATAAATCATATCATGCTGATGCTCTTAAAATATGCTGGTAATTGTGTTCGAGGTCATTTTACCTTTTAGGACCAGTTAATTCTGTAGATCTACGTCATCTCTATTTCGTTTTTGTCAACTTAAGAGAAATAATACCTTAAGAGTCAATTTAATATCACTAGATCAGatctttctctcctctttctctgtCCTGTTGCATTATCTAAATAGGCTTTTTTCCCCAACAGATTAAAGTTGGTGCTCATATACATCCTCAAAATCCAGTCATTCACATTGGAAGCCCTCTTAACTTCAGCGTAAAAGGTTTGTTATTTTGATTTGCTGGAATGCTTTCACTTTCATGAAAAAACCGACTTAACAGTAATAAAAATATTTGTTCTTCATGGAAGTAATATTTACACTATAGATAAGTATGAATTATGAACTTCTCTATAAACATGAGGTGAAGAATTATGCATGCAGCTGCAACTTAACGTAGGATTCTAGTAAAAGTTGTTTCTCAGCTAGGAAGCACATAGACTTTCTTTTGCAAGATGAATACCATAGAAGACAGATAATGATGATATAGTCACTGTTTTTTCATTACTCCTATTTGTAAAACaatgtaaaaataaataaatatgagaATTGGATATCTCAATTCTTTAGTATCCTTGTATGTATCTGTGTGCTTGGGGAATAGGACAAGTGCATGTGTATTGCGATATCATACTCAAATAGGCTCATACAAATTAAGCATTTAAACTTATTGGACACTTAAAGTCACTTAGCACAATTACTATATAGACAGTACATTTACTTAACTTTTGGTCGCTTTATCatgctttttatttcttttgagtAATAGGATAAATAGGTCCTTGAAGACTTTTGTGATGGAATTATAAgtccttgaagaagaaaaagTACCAAGTAAGTTCTTGAGAAAATTGTGATGGACTTCCAAGTTCTTGAGAGAAAAAATACCAAGTCCTTGAAGAATTGCAACTTGGACATGTTTTGTCTTTTCATCATGGACTTATAAATCCAGTGCTGCAATTTTTCAAGAACGTGTTTTGTACTTTTTTCCCTCTAGAACCTATAAGTCCATAACAAAAAGCTTTCAAGGACTTGGTACTTTTTTCTTTAGGGATTTATATGTCCATCACAAAATTCTACAGAGACCTACTTGtcttattacttttatttttttattttttagtatttgtCCCAGGCTATATCCATGTGATGTATCTGTATTAGATATTGTGTCAGTTCTTGCTCTAAGTCTGTCAGCATGGCACAGTTATTTTCAATTTCTTGAAGGAGTTTGGGTTCGACCCTTCAATCTTCTCCTTTCTATTTTTTCATGAACGATAATGTCATTCTGATTTCATATTTTAGGTTTGAGCGATACTGTTTCTGGACAGTGGTTTACCACAAATGGAAGTGTCATATCGGTTGACCCAATATCTGGGATGGTCAAAGCTATTGGGGAAGGTTCAGCCCAAGGTGctgaaatattaatttttaagtacAGAAAATGAACTTAACTGTGCAATTGTCGTTGCCTAGAGATTTTGCTTTAGAAACTCTTATACAAATTTATGGTTGAAATTTGTTATTACCAACAGTGTCTTTCCAGTATGCAAGATCAAAACTGCAAACAACAATTACAGTGTTAAAAGGAGATACCATTTCTGTTGATGCTCCGAAAGAGATGTTAACTAATGTTCCATACCCTACAAAAGGATACAACTTCCCCGTGAAGCTAAGGTTTGTGAATTACAATCCTAGACATGCATTTTGTTTGAAAGGAACTATCTATTTTCATGACTGAATAATTGATATTAATACCTACAGCATTAGTGCTGGTTCACCTGGAGGAAACAATGGAGTTTCGTTTGATTGTAGAGTAGATCCACCATACGTGGGGTATTTCGATCTCTTCTCATTTTTCTCATCTTTTAATTCCTTCAACACTCTGTtcattattttatatgtatgtttTCTTTTCGAATTAACTGAAGGTACGTGAAGCCATGGCTGGATTTGGACTCTGGCAACACATACTGTCTTTTCTT carries:
- the LOC107641361 gene encoding nuclear pore complex protein GP210: MWEMMANFASFLLLSCVVVLIAFVHETLPYGGSSGPHIADVNLLLPPKMTYPVEYRLQGSDGCFKWSWDHHDILNVLPEYNSSSKCSTSARLRSIAPYSGRKETAVYAADVNTGFVVRCKVFIDNISRIQIFHNSIKLDLDGLATLRIRAFDSEENVFSSLVGLQFMWNLMPEVSGLPHHLVNVPLKDSPLSDCGGLCGDLDIQIMLEENGVFSDLYVVRGVEIGHELVSVLLLEPQLKNLSDEIVLTVAEAMSLDPPSPVFVLVGAVIPYTLKVTRGNVPQVVALPSPHHHWSVSNGSVAQVDSKTGLAYAWNLGMTAIIVEDIRVAGHVQVSSLNVVLPASLSLFLAPLSSTGDPVEEIDSIPQTARWYVVSGHQYLIQIKVFAHAHDAQEIYITENDDIKVYDDHKYFKTFLVSNDIAVKHGWRNSKILKAYSPGLGKFTASLTYPAGADNKKEIITVVQEIMVCDQVMFTLENENRTILLPWAPGVYQDVELKAIGGCAKAVSDYKWLSSDTSTVSVSAFGIVQAKKPGKATIKVFSIYDSLNYDEVLVEVSIPSSMVVLHNFPVETVVGSHLQAAVTMKAANGAFFYRCNVFNSLIKWKAGSESFVIVNSTRDLSYLETATNTQFHSSADGFPCSWTHLYALNPGHAVIHAILSKEYNEYSHGPVVLKASFRVAAYVPLIVQQASDGNKFGGYWLDLAQTKSNKQSHTLEELYLVPGTSLDILLVGGPEQWDKGVDFIETVNVIRQDNALVENGVLVHRLSGSYNSLYGVSCQTLGTFKLLFKRGNLVGDDHPLPSVAEVWLSVTCSIPSHIVVIADEPVNEHVIIRAAAQADRSSGQLRNSPVTVANGRTIRVSAAGISDSGEPFANSSSLSLRWELSSCEGLAYWDYAFEIVKSNNWERFLVLRNESGLCIVRATVTGFIGSLEYNTSHLFRERENLLTDAIRLQVLSTVIVTLQYGVILPFRTSFFPQQIKVGAHIHPQNPVIHIGSPLNFSVKGLSDTVSGQWFTTNGSVISVDPISGMVKAIGEGSAQVSFQYARSKLQTTITVLKGDTISVDAPKEMLTNVPYPTKGYNFPVKLSISAGSPGGNNGVSFDCRVDPPYVGYVKPWLDLDSGNTYCLFFPYSPEHLVHSVPKLEGSRRDISLSIYASLRQHNSISGSASALFIGGFSVKEMGKNSMQLNLSPVSNRSSITILGNTDVEIQWHHQDLVMVSPIHKEDFGIRGLAQYEVKVLKNKRFQDKIIVTLPATGQRVEIGVNYEPEETASSSGTFDKALIAILLGTLLLSTLIAWIFGFLDGRVRSQQTRAPATASSAAAAPITPERSSPAIVKEMSPRTPQPFVEYVRRTIDETPYYKRERRRVNPQNTF